TATTTCTTTCTTATAATGCGTAACGATGGCAAATCAGTCAATATAGTTAATGAAACATACGGTTAATGATATACGCTGTCGAagtatccaattaacaaaacaCCATAAATATGTGGGGTAATGATAAAAGCTTGTCACCTGGGGTGATGgtgaaaatacatgatatgcATCATTATCACAGTGTTCTAAAATTGCCGCACGCTCCGCATACATTGTATAATATAACTATTCAATTGTCAACAACTCATTAGCAATGCCTATATTGCTCAGTTACAAAGCTAAATTGGACTAGACATTATAACAAAAATGATATTTCAGACCATTAAGATATCTCTGACGGGGTTATGGttagaaaatatagaaaatttgtGGTGCATCCATTCTATAGGGATACTTCCATGAGACTCCTGATTAGCCAATCTGTGGACCTTTGGATAATACAAAATAATATGTCATTAAAGCATTATATGTTAACTACAAAATATGCATGCTTCGACAGCGTTCGGGTGCCCACCATtataattaaagaaaaaatagctCTATGATACGAAAAAAGAATCAAATTTTATCTACTAAATGTATATATACCGTTGAACTTTCCTTGATTTCGGGAGCAACAACGTTTGGAGGGTCATTCACTGACTGGGTCATTGAATGCTTCTACGAGTTTTGCATGGACCAAATAATTGTATAAAACAGACAAAAAGGGTATATCAGGAGGGATGTCAGCTGTAACAAAATCATCACACAATGTAACATCATCATAACTAATTGTGCTgtaagaaacatccaaataaaagTTAAAGTCATGCCCATTTTATACTAATCGAAACTGAGTCAGTTGATGAACGGCATCCCATAAACACGTGTTCATAAAATGAAACTGATGTCGGCTCCGATTCTGAAACCTGTATTATTGACACGATAATAATGTTATTTTATAGTGAATGGTACTTATGGATTAGTTAACTGTATAACGATAACATTGTTGTAGCATAAATATTTACCATCCCGTGTATATCCCACATTACTCATCCaaaatttgtctccttttccATAAACTCATGACTCTGTTTCAATGAAAATCCAGCATCCTTGCTTATTTCAGGTTGGAATCCTTGAACCTCACTCACTTTTCTTTGTGATGGCATCATGTGCGAACATTGAGCAATGTGCAACTCATGGTTATGTTCTAAGACAAGGTCATGCACATGGTACTTCATTGTCCCTCTAAATAACACGATAATCATTTTAGCTCCACACCCCGTTTTCGTCGGCGCTCGCGTCCTCTTTGGCATCGCATCACCTTCGTATTTGCGCTTCACACCTTTCTTGCAGCAACTATATCTCCTAGACGTGATCACGCCATCTTTGTCTTTATTCAGATAGTTTTTGCGTACACTAAAACTCATTTTAAAGGCATATTTGTTGTAAAACTTGTACGCATCCTCTTCACTGTTGAACTCCATTCCTAACTCAGGGATCTTATCTTCTGTCAATTTGCTGCAATCCATTACTTCTACTTCTATCAATTATGCATCAAATACCATAATTTGCAACATTTCATGAATTGTATATACATAAATGACAAGATGAATGTATATTACCATTCAGAATGTGTCATGAATCACATATTACTCATATACCAAATTCTATTATTATGCTTATCAATACGATTAATGAATCACATCACCTTACTTTTACTCTAAGACAACGGCATTATCTATGTACTAATAGAACTTCATGTACACTAAGTTATACGGATTGTAATGTATTGGTCACACGATGTAAGTCTATTTTAACTATATGTACATCCACTCTGCTGATTATATTTAGGTCCTAAATTCTTTAGTTCACTGGACCTTATGTCATTCATTAATGACAACTGCCTAAGCCAACTGCGCATTTTCTACTATTTCTACATTTTGAGGACCAAACAAGTATTTTCTactcattgtaatatatttcttaCATCATGTAATTAACTTACAACACCAGGTACATCCttttattattcacatatatGTCTTTTCCTCTACTTCACCTCAATCAACCCTACGCCTCCATTTTATACACATTGCATGGTCAGGAGAGGGGCAAACTAAGATTGTATGATGAGCATGGACCAACTACATATTACTCATTTAACACACTATATTCAATCACGTTACCTTGGTCTTAACCATATGCTTTATGTTTCACCGAATTCGGATAGCGCAGTTGTTTCTGCTATTAAGTTGCACGACAAAATCTGGCTTCATGAGATGATGAATTTCCTCTGTTTGCTTCTACCTTGCCGCCTGCCTTGCACACATTCAAAAAGGATACAACACCCTCATACCCAGCTTCAAAATGCATACAACACTCTCACTGCACTGTTTGTTTTCTTCCTTATTCACTCAACATCATACCCCAGCTCTCTCCACCCACTTTTCTGTCAATTGCTACCTTCAGCAAGATGCCTCCTCTCTTTCCTCAGCTTTGTTTTGTGCGACTCTCTACTTTTCTATTTGCTTTCTTCCTTATTCACTCAACACCATACCCCAGCTCGCTCCACCCACTTTTCTGTCAATTTACTGCCTTCAACAGGATGCCTCCTCTCTTCCCTTAGATTTGTTTTGTGCGGCTCTCCACTTTTCTGTTTATTTTCTTCCTTATTCACTCAACACCATACCCCAGCTCTCTCCACCCACTTTTTGGTCAATTGCTACTTTTAGCAGGATGTTTCCTCTCTTCTCTCAGTTTTGTTTTGTGCGGCTGATTCAAATTTTCAACttgattttcaaaattgaaactctTCCGTTTGGTCCGTTATGTTCCCGTTTTGgctaaacattttttttttggaacggCATCGTTTTTGGGGCCTGTTGAAGGCTTCCTGACGTGGAATATTTCTCGCCTCACATTTGGGTATTGTGAGGAgaccgttcaggagcggtcGGCCTGACGACCGCTCCTGCCCCGTATCCATGTTAACTCCTATTATGAATTGGGGATGATTTTAGAAAACTTCCCTGGAATTTCTGACAGTTTTAATAGCCTCCtataaagtttataaaattacacaaacctccGCCAAAATTAaggtttgataataaaattagtccaattagaaaaaataacatttaaaAATACTTTAAGAAGAGAGATGAAATTTTTATTCCATAAATATcccttatgtgtgtatatatattgtattagtaaaagaataaaaataattaaaaattagaaacaatTAATACACACATTTCATCACTCAAAAAGTTCATATTTAGTAAATTAAACAATACAAATAAGTAACAAAACTACAATAATAATCACAAGATTCAACAAAACAGAATAATTATCTCTTTTGACATGCATAAGGGGTATTGATGGAATAAAAGTTTCATGTCTCTCCTTAAAGTACTTTTTAATGTTAATTGTTATAATTGGACtcattttattataaaaacttTAACCTTAGGcgaggtttgtgtaattttgtaaACTTTAAGAGAGGCTAGTAaaattattagaaacctcagggaggtttctgcaattatacCTATGAACTGTGATGGATTGTGGAGAAAGAATACACACGTATACACATATATAGCCAGACACTGCGGCGATGCCGTTGCCATTGATGGGCCAttcttttttgagtttttttttcttttttattgaaAATGTTTTATTAAGTATTTTAGAAGTGTTTCAGTAATCAACCGCGTGAATGTCTACCCACGGATTGAGAGTAGGTGCAGTTGCCCGCGGATAGTAGAACCAAGATAGAGATTTAAGATggagataatttcagaaacctcctttgaagttttttaataatttcactTAGTATCCTcaaacttttaaaattatacCTACCTCCTTTATTGATTGAAAATGACAATACTAGACTTAACATTCTATTGAACCTCCCTTATTTGCTATGCTTATACAAAGGAtgcattttataattttttccatttctCCTTCTTATTCATTTCTCTTATAGTTTatcaaaaaaactaaaaaaactatcAATGTTGTCCCTAACTCTATCCTGATCAAACGTCAAACTAATAACATTTGTTTGATAGCTTTTAATATCATCTAACCTTTTGTAGCTCTTTATTTTtgtatcaaaatcaagaataaattaataataaccTAGAAACAAAATCACTAACAAACAATGGTAGTTTCACCACTCAAATAGTCCACAAACTTTAAAAAAGTTTAGATGCCATTTTATTCTCTATCTCAAAAAGAATCTATTTCCCCAATAAAGTAGTATAAAAAGTAGTTTATTATAGTGATAGATTTATTGTCATAATTGATTACCAAACAATAAATATTAGCATGAAAAACTTGACACTCATTCTTTGTAATTGTATCAAATTACTTTACAATTATTTAGAAGAATAAATTAAACTTTCCAAGATAAGATATTTTAGGGTATTCATTAAAAATTTGAACCTATTCTAAGTTTTGATTACCAAAAGTGTCAAATCAAGGAAgataaatataatatttaaaatttcaaaagtgCTAAGTGAAATAgtcaaaaacctcaggggagatttctaaaattatctctTTATAAAATACATGAATTTTAAAAGGTAATTAATATTTGATACTCAGACCAAAGTTCtaaatttcatttcatcttAATCAACGCAAGTTGTCAAAGTAATGAGAACTACTAGTCAATAGAGGATTTGAGACAAATAAATACTTCTTCCATCTCATTATTAATGTCatgctttcattttattgatgtCCCAAATAAGAGtcattatttttaaatttgatACTTGCTTTCTAATTTTGCCATTTGAAAGACAACTCTTTAAAATTTTAGTGCACATTTAACAAGGAAGTATTTTGAATCAAAAGGATACATATGTAAATTCATTAAATACCATTTCATCTAAACATAATGATTACTATGTCTCTATAAAAAGTTGGATTTCCAAAAAGTGATTGTAATATTGGGACGGAGAgagtacaataaaaaataaatgtatccattgtgacaaaaaaaaaaagaaattgagaCTGTAAAATGCAAAATATTTGtcaattatttaaaattatttgtagtcaattctttttttatttttttaaggacaAGTTTGGATAATTTCAACTCTGATCATCATTATTACGGATTAGACATATTCTTGGCATTATATTATTTACCTAACACTCACATCAACaacaaaatctgaaaaaaaaaattatgagaaAGTAGTTTGTTCTCGTCAATTTTGGCCTTTATAGTCAATTCCATTCCTTTATTCTTAGGAGTAATTTAAAAAGCCTCTCTTAAGACATTTAAAAAATTCACTGGTCTTCCCTGAGATTTGCAAAATAACAATGACCTCCCATGGTAGAATTATGGACCCAATTGCTTACATCACATGGGAAGAAATTACTCATATACCCTAAGACATTATATTTTATTAGAAACTAATATCTGACAATTGAGTAATTATGGCACTAATTAACTGTtagtaactaattaacaaaaataactgTTGGAGATTTTTTTAATGATGAACAATAAGTTGCAATTACAAAATGATGCTAATTGATATATCAAATGCGCCATTTTGTGATTGATAAAACTTGACAATGGCTAGAAATAAGTTGTACATAATGTAAAAAGAAGGGGTTTggtagaagaaagaaaacacagggcaaagaaagagaaaaagaaggcTGTTTATG
The Coffea eugenioides isolate CCC68of unplaced genomic scaffold, Ceug_1.0 ScVebR1_2221;HRSCAF=3210, whole genome shotgun sequence genome window above contains:
- the LOC113756368 gene encoding protein FAR1-RELATED SEQUENCE 7-like; translated protein: MDCSKLTEDKIPELGMEFNSEEDAYKFYNKYAFKMSFSVRKNYLNKDKDGVITSRRYSCCKKGVKRKYEGDAMPKRTRAPTKTGCGAKMIIVLFRGTMKYHVHDLVLEHNHELHIAQCSHMMPSQRKVSEVQGFQPEISKDAGFSLKQSHEFMEKETNFG